In Jeotgalibaca arthritidis, a single genomic region encodes these proteins:
- the mreB gene encoding rod shape-determining protein produces MAVFSFRPQRIAIDLGTANTIVFIDGQGIVYKEPSVVARTIYTGDILGVGNQALELVKNQPAELVASRPMKEGVVTDYDTTVQMLQYFLKKASKFALQKPYVMICVPSSITAVEKRAVMDAARAAGAKETFLIEEPFAAAIGAKLPVHHPVGNMVVDIGGGTTDVAILSLGGIVTSQVTQVAGDAMDEAIIQYIKKKFKLTISDKVAEELKIAIGTASLSADARYGVMSVKGRDVDTGMPRQIRVMSEDLAEALQKPVEAIINTIKRLLEEAPPEISADVISHGIIMTGGGALLRDFDRVVADVMRLPVRIAENPMDCVVIGTGKSLETINQLIKRRYQEEDR; encoded by the coding sequence TTGGCAGTATTTAGTTTTAGGCCGCAACGAATCGCCATTGATTTGGGAACGGCTAATACCATAGTGTTTATTGACGGACAAGGCATTGTCTATAAAGAACCTTCTGTCGTTGCAAGAACTATTTATACGGGCGATATTCTAGGAGTAGGTAATCAAGCACTTGAGTTGGTGAAAAATCAACCAGCTGAATTAGTAGCTTCTCGTCCAATGAAAGAAGGCGTCGTAACGGATTATGATACGACGGTACAAATGCTTCAATACTTTTTAAAAAAAGCAAGTAAGTTCGCCCTCCAGAAACCCTATGTTATGATTTGTGTACCGAGCAGTATTACGGCAGTAGAGAAACGAGCAGTTATGGATGCTGCGCGTGCTGCAGGCGCAAAGGAAACATTTTTAATTGAAGAGCCATTCGCAGCAGCTATCGGCGCCAAGCTACCCGTTCACCATCCAGTAGGGAATATGGTTGTTGACATCGGAGGCGGAACAACCGATGTTGCTATATTATCCTTGGGCGGCATTGTGACGAGTCAAGTGACCCAAGTGGCTGGGGATGCTATGGATGAGGCAATTATTCAATATATAAAAAAGAAATTTAAGTTAACGATTAGTGATAAGGTAGCAGAAGAACTAAAAATCGCAATTGGTACGGCATCTCTATCTGCTGATGCCCGATATGGTGTTATGTCAGTAAAGGGAAGAGATGTCGATACGGGTATGCCGAGACAGATTCGTGTGATGTCTGAAGACCTTGCGGAGGCTTTACAGAAACCTGTAGAGGCAATCATTAATACGATAAAACGTTTATTAGAAGAGGCACCTCCTGAAATTTCCGCTGATGTCATTAGTCATGGTATTATTATGACGGGTGGGGGAGCGTTATTAAGAGATTTTGACCGTGTTGTAGCGGATGTAATGAGACTCCCTGTTAGGATTGCTGAAAATCCTATGGACTGTGTCGTCATAGGAACAGGCAAATCCCTAGAAACAATTAACCAATTAATAAAGAGACGTTACCAAGAAGAGGATCGGTAA
- the mreC gene encoding rod shape-determining protein MreC, which yields MKQFFNNKRMIVLLISVIIFISTVAFSISRNREDASIPQLFANDMAGLATGIFAKPAEAVNKFVDSVDNLLNTYDENQSLKEKIDALDEMQARIVSLENENATMKKELDLQSVLTDYDKTVATVISRNPDNWLEQIIIDKGSEDGIAVNMSVMAGNGLIGRVSEVSPTTAKVLLMSTTNELVNRFSAEIQMKDKSIHGIVDGYDSQNELMIMSEIDPEVTIEVGTNVVTSGLGGVSPSSLLIGKVKEVRMDEYGLFQEVTIEPAGNLKDIRFVTVIIRKSEGASE from the coding sequence GTGAAACAGTTTTTCAATAACAAGCGGATGATTGTACTGTTGATTTCAGTCATAATATTTATAAGTACAGTTGCGTTTTCAATTTCCCGTAACCGGGAAGATGCATCCATTCCGCAACTGTTTGCCAATGACATGGCAGGTTTAGCAACAGGCATTTTTGCAAAACCAGCGGAGGCAGTAAATAAATTTGTCGATTCAGTCGATAACTTACTCAATACCTATGATGAGAATCAGTCATTAAAAGAAAAAATAGATGCTTTAGATGAGATGCAAGCGCGTATTGTTAGCCTTGAGAATGAAAATGCAACGATGAAAAAAGAGCTTGATCTCCAAAGTGTCTTAACAGATTATGATAAAACAGTTGCGACAGTCATCTCGAGAAATCCTGACAATTGGCTAGAGCAGATTATTATCGATAAGGGTAGCGAAGATGGCATTGCCGTTAATATGTCTGTAATGGCAGGTAATGGGCTGATTGGTCGCGTCTCAGAAGTGAGTCCAACAACAGCTAAAGTGTTACTGATGTCGACCACTAATGAATTGGTTAATCGTTTTTCTGCTGAAATACAAATGAAAGATAAATCGATCCATGGTATCGTTGATGGTTATGACAGCCAAAATGAATTAATGATTATGTCTGAAATTGACCCTGAAGTAACCATTGAAGTAGGAACAAATGTAGTGACATCTGGTTTAGGCGGTGTTTCACCAAGTTCATTATTAATTGGTAAAGTGAAGGAAGTTCGTATGGATGAATACGGCTTGTTCCAAGAGGTAACGATTGAACCAGCTGGAAACTTAAAAGATATTCGTTTTGTAACGGTTATTATTAGAAAAAGCGAGGGGGCGAGTGAATGA
- the mreD gene encoding rod shape-determining protein MreD, whose translation MSQNRSLNHAYLIPIFLFLALILDGVLMNLFAGQFITANYILTPRLFLLVLVLFTVLFPKQPLFLYALLFGVIYDSYYAGIIGLYAAGFALVIYLLKKVQNYLNPSVFISLLLFVFSQSFLESFIFACYSMLGYTQLTFENFVSLRLGPTLLLNILFFIAVYYPFYKLSQWMYER comes from the coding sequence ATGAGTCAGAATCGTTCCCTTAACCATGCTTATTTAATCCCGATCTTTCTATTTTTAGCCTTAATTCTTGATGGGGTTTTAATGAATCTATTTGCAGGTCAGTTTATTACAGCTAACTACATTTTAACGCCACGGTTATTTTTACTGGTGCTCGTTTTATTTACCGTGTTATTTCCGAAACAGCCGCTGTTTTTATATGCCTTGTTATTTGGAGTCATTTATGACAGTTACTATGCCGGGATTATAGGCTTATATGCTGCTGGATTTGCATTGGTTATTTACTTATTAAAAAAAGTGCAGAATTATCTGAATCCATCAGTATTTATTTCTTTATTGTTGTTTGTATTTTCTCAATCCTTTTTGGAGAGTTTTATTTTTGCGTGTTATAGCATGTTAGGGTATACTCAGCTCACTTTTGAAAATTTTGTATCACTGCGGTTAGGACCGACCTTACTTCTCAATATTTTATTTTTTATCGCTGTCTATTATCCTTTTTATAAGCTAAGCCAATGGATGTACGAAAGATAA
- a CDS encoding amino acid ABC transporter substrate-binding protein, translated as MKKQLLGLFVTAGLLAACGNSEVNESTNETTDAALKDTYIIGLDDTFAPMSFRDTDGQIVGFDVDLAEAIGEDIGVSFEFQAIDWTMKETELNTGNIDLIWNGYTITDERKEKVAFSDSYLENKQIIVTLADSDIQTKADLAGKTVSTQQASASQDAIEADVSGIIAEIEGGQPVLYATFTDVFNDLDSGRSDAIVVDEVLGRYIMKQKGADNYKVLDDNFGEEEYGVGMRKEDTRLQDAINQGLADLQENGQYQEIYQTWFAE; from the coding sequence ATGAAAAAACAATTATTAGGATTATTCGTAACAGCAGGATTACTGGCAGCATGTGGCAATAGTGAAGTCAATGAATCAACCAATGAGACAACAGATGCAGCTTTGAAAGACACATATATTATTGGGTTAGATGACACCTTTGCACCAATGAGCTTTAGAGATACAGATGGTCAAATTGTAGGTTTCGATGTGGATTTAGCAGAAGCAATCGGTGAAGATATTGGCGTTAGCTTTGAATTCCAAGCCATTGATTGGACAATGAAAGAGACTGAATTAAATACAGGGAATATTGACTTGATTTGGAATGGCTATACGATTACAGACGAGCGCAAAGAAAAAGTAGCCTTTTCTGATTCTTATTTAGAAAATAAACAGATTATCGTAACATTAGCAGATAGTGATATTCAAACAAAAGCTGATCTAGCAGGAAAGACTGTTTCAACGCAACAAGCTTCTGCATCTCAAGATGCAATTGAAGCCGATGTATCAGGTATTATCGCTGAAATTGAAGGTGGACAACCAGTCCTTTATGCGACTTTTACTGACGTTTTTAATGACTTAGACAGTGGTCGAAGCGATGCTATTGTTGTTGACGAAGTTTTAGGGCGTTACATTATGAAACAAAAAGGTGCAGACAATTATAAGGTACTCGATGATAACTTTGGTGAAGAAGAGTACGGCGTTGGGATGAGAAAAGAAGATACTCGCTTGCAAGATGCGATTAACCAAGGATTGGCTGATTTACAAGAGAATGGTCAATACCAAGAAATCTACCAAACATGGTTTGCTGAATAA
- a CDS encoding type 2 periplasmic-binding domain-containing protein, which yields MQQSSSSINKIKNNELGIYNKLNGDRVLYPSNSNNFLDLEAKRVDAIVVGESYGCYFIKKSNNEDPFAIIEENFGEDHVGLPCEKKTQI from the coding sequence ATGCAACAATCATCTAGCTCGATTAATAAGATTAAAAACAATGAATTAGGTATTTATAATAAATTAAATGGAGACAGGGTCCTTTACCCATCTAATAGTAATAATTTTCTTGATTTGGAAGCGAAACGAGTGGACGCTATTGTAGTTGGAGAAAGCTATGGCTGTTATTTCATTAAAAAAAGTAATAACGAAGACCCCTTTGCCATTATTGAAGAGAATTTCGGTGAAGATCACGTAGGGTTGCCATGCGAAAAGAAGACACAGATTTAA
- a CDS encoding transporter substrate-binding domain-containing protein yields MRKEDTDLKAQIDRTIEEMRADGTYDEIYQNWFFSE; encoded by the coding sequence ATGCGAAAAGAAGACACAGATTTAAAAGCTCAAATTGATCGAACGATTGAGGAAATGCGAGCAGATGGAACATATGATGAAATTTATCAAAATTGGTTCTTCTCTGAATAA
- a CDS encoding amino acid ABC transporter permease encodes MELIQTIWPSLLDGLIMSMKIFLIVGITSIPLGFLVAIIRVYAPKWIGAIIQLYVFVMRGTPLLLQLMFFFFGLPFVGIVMDRFTAAILAFIINYAAYYAEIFRGGIMAIPQGQFESIEVLGIGKIRGFFRIIIPQVFRIVLPSVGNEIISLVKDTSLVYILGIGELLRAGQIAANTYASLVPFLGVGLLYLAITGIITVGLNWFEARGKY; translated from the coding sequence ATGGAACTAATACAAACGATTTGGCCATCTTTATTAGATGGTCTCATCATGTCAATGAAAATATTTTTAATCGTGGGAATCACTAGTATTCCCTTGGGTTTTTTAGTCGCTATTATTCGTGTTTATGCACCTAAATGGATTGGTGCTATTATACAACTCTATGTATTTGTTATGCGGGGAACACCCTTACTATTACAATTGATGTTCTTTTTCTTTGGACTACCATTTGTTGGTATTGTAATGGACCGATTTACAGCTGCTATTCTAGCCTTTATTATTAATTATGCAGCCTACTATGCAGAAATTTTTAGAGGCGGAATTATGGCTATTCCACAAGGGCAGTTTGAATCAATTGAAGTGCTCGGCATTGGTAAAATAAGAGGATTTTTCCGTATTATTATTCCACAAGTCTTCCGAATTGTTCTTCCCTCAGTAGGAAATGAAATTATTTCTTTAGTGAAGGATACGTCACTCGTCTATATTCTAGGTATCGGCGAATTGTTACGTGCTGGCCAGATCGCTGCTAATACCTATGCCTCACTTGTACCGTTTTTAGGAGTGGGTCTTTTATACTTAGCGATTACAGGTATTATTACAGTCGGTCTGAATTGGTTTGAAGCCAGAGGAAAATACTAG
- a CDS encoding amino acid ABC transporter ATP-binding protein has protein sequence MLLQANNISKKFQNQAVLDQFSFSIDAGEIVVLTGKSGTGKTTLMRILNNLEAADQGTVVIDQNYLCREGEKGADYVSRKERRAYQNQIGMVFQDYALFPNLTIRENLMEAPLAQKLGSKNELNQKVEELLEEMGIADQLEKMPSMLSGGQKQRVAIARAMMLNPKILCFDEPTSALDRESADSVGKLIQDIAASGTGILIVTHDIDFGEKFGTRLISSSEFSK, from the coding sequence ATGTTATTACAAGCAAACAATATTTCTAAAAAATTTCAAAATCAAGCCGTTCTTGATCAATTCTCTTTTAGTATTGATGCCGGTGAAATTGTCGTTTTGACAGGTAAATCGGGTACAGGGAAAACAACTCTGATGCGTATTTTAAATAATTTAGAAGCTGCTGACCAAGGCACAGTTGTGATTGATCAAAATTACCTTTGCCGTGAAGGTGAAAAAGGAGCAGACTATGTCTCTCGCAAAGAGCGTCGTGCTTATCAAAATCAAATTGGGATGGTTTTTCAAGATTACGCTTTATTTCCAAATCTAACGATTCGTGAAAATTTGATGGAAGCACCACTTGCTCAAAAATTAGGTTCTAAAAATGAACTCAACCAAAAAGTAGAAGAACTTTTAGAAGAAATGGGAATCGCAGATCAGTTGGAGAAAATGCCATCTATGTTATCAGGTGGGCAAAAACAACGTGTAGCCATTGCGCGTGCGATGATGTTAAATCCTAAAATTCTTTGCTTTGATGAACCAACGTCTGCGTTAGACCGAGAGTCTGCTGATAGTGTTGGTAAACTCATTCAAGATATAGCCGCAAGTGGAACAGGGATTTTAATTGTGACGCATGATATTGATTTTGGTGAAAAATTCGGCACACGACTTATTTCATCATCAGAATTTTCTAAATAG
- a CDS encoding MFS transporter, protein MDKNKIRVQRAAIIGSGTDDLTNMFLSLSLSTIILDLGISKTQAGSISTITNFGMLLGGLLFGYLADKYGSLKLFKTTLLLFSFATAAMYFATNLPTVYLLRFLAGVGTGGEYGIAISLLAKVTPGYKMGKMSAYNGVAGMVGNIVAALCASIILPRFGWNALFLLGLLPLLIVAWVQFNVTDEMIEQTTEKEPQTAVTEEKVSYKELFKTAKLSRQTVSLMFMAIIQIGGYFGLMNWLPQIMQESLGLSVSGSSLWMISTIIGMSIGMLCFGKLLDAVGPRIAYGSFLIASASAVYLFTLVTNEFAMLIGGAIVGFFVNGMFAGYGAIVSKLYPKHVHSMANNLIINVGRAVGGFSSMIIGFLMDVGTVQTVMIFLAAAYLSSFVVMMTIKEFSKLNYHTAEMSPVAEI, encoded by the coding sequence ATGGATAAAAATAAAATACGGGTGCAACGTGCCGCAATCATAGGGTCAGGAACAGACGATTTAACGAATATGTTTCTGTCTCTTTCTTTGTCTACCATTATTTTAGACCTAGGCATCAGTAAAACACAGGCGGGTTCGATCTCGACGATTACGAACTTTGGGATGCTATTAGGTGGTCTATTATTTGGTTATTTAGCAGACAAATATGGTAGCTTGAAATTATTTAAAACCACTTTATTATTATTCTCTTTTGCAACAGCAGCCATGTATTTTGCGACTAACTTGCCGACTGTCTATCTTCTTCGCTTTTTAGCTGGAGTAGGAACGGGTGGGGAGTATGGCATTGCCATAAGTCTTCTAGCTAAAGTGACACCAGGTTATAAAATGGGTAAGATGTCTGCCTATAATGGAGTAGCCGGTATGGTAGGTAATATTGTAGCTGCACTTTGTGCTTCTATTATTTTACCTCGGTTTGGTTGGAACGCTTTATTTTTATTAGGCTTATTACCGTTACTGATTGTTGCTTGGGTACAGTTCAATGTAACGGATGAGATGATTGAGCAAACAACTGAAAAAGAGCCACAAACCGCTGTTACAGAAGAAAAGGTTTCCTATAAAGAGCTATTTAAAACAGCTAAACTCAGCCGTCAAACGGTATCGTTAATGTTTATGGCAATCATTCAAATCGGTGGTTACTTTGGATTGATGAACTGGTTACCACAAATCATGCAAGAAAGTCTAGGTTTGTCAGTATCAGGAAGCTCGTTATGGATGATTTCAACGATTATTGGTATGTCTATTGGGATGTTATGTTTTGGTAAATTATTAGATGCGGTAGGTCCACGAATCGCTTATGGTAGTTTCCTAATAGCGTCTGCTTCAGCTGTTTATTTATTTACTTTAGTGACAAATGAATTTGCTATGTTAATTGGTGGAGCTATCGTGGGCTTCTTTGTAAATGGTATGTTTGCAGGCTATGGGGCAATTGTAAGTAAGCTGTATCCAAAACATGTTCATTCAATGGCCAATAACTTAATCATTAATGTCGGGCGAGCTGTAGGTGGTTTTTCATCAATGATTATTGGATTTTTAATGGATGTGGGAACTGTTCAGACAGTCATGATTTTCTTAGCAGCTGCCTACCTATCAAGCTTTGTTGTCATGATGACGATAAAAGAATTTTCAAAGTTAAACTATCACACAGCTGAAATGAGTCCAGTTGCTGAAATATAA
- the rplU gene encoding 50S ribosomal protein L21 — protein MYAIIKTGGKQLKVEVGQPIYVEKLNVNEGDKVTFEEVVFVGGEDTKIGSPLVEGATVVGTVEKQGREKKVTTFRYKRRKDSHRKQGHRQPYTKVMIEAINA, from the coding sequence ATGTACGCAATTATCAAAACAGGTGGTAAACAATTAAAAGTTGAAGTTGGTCAACCAATCTACGTTGAAAAACTTAACGTAAACGAAGGTGACAAAGTTACTTTTGAAGAAGTTGTTTTCGTAGGTGGAGAAGATACAAAAATCGGTTCTCCATTAGTAGAAGGCGCAACTGTCGTTGGAACTGTTGAAAAACAAGGCCGCGAGAAAAAAGTTACGACTTTCCGTTACAAGAGAAGAAAAGACTCTCACCGTAAGCAAGGTCATCGTCAACCTTACACTAAGGTTATGATCGAAGCAATCAACGCATAA
- a CDS encoding ribosomal-processing cysteine protease Prp, protein MIEARFNHNESGAIVSFEITGHAGYADMGEDIVCAAVSVLAIETVNSLDKMANHQMIVEQADKEGGYLYAEVQTELTDQQDSVTQILLKHLYLSLEDVSETYPDYVKLINH, encoded by the coding sequence ATGATTGAAGCAAGATTTAACCATAATGAATCAGGCGCCATTGTCTCATTTGAGATTACGGGTCATGCTGGTTATGCAGATATGGGTGAGGATATCGTTTGTGCTGCTGTCTCTGTTCTAGCTATTGAAACTGTCAATAGTTTAGATAAAATGGCTAATCATCAAATGATTGTCGAACAAGCAGATAAAGAGGGCGGTTACTTGTATGCGGAAGTTCAAACTGAGCTAACGGATCAACAAGATAGCGTGACTCAAATTTTGTTGAAGCATTTGTATTTATCGCTAGAGGATGTCTCTGAGACTTATCCTGACTATGTTAAACTAATAAACCATTAA
- the rpmA gene encoding 50S ribosomal protein L27 yields MLKLNLQLFATKKGGGSTSNGRDSHAKRLGAKRADGQHVSGGSILYRQRGTKIHPGLNVGKGGDDTLYAKTDGIVRFERLGRNKKQVSVYPVAQ; encoded by the coding sequence ATGTTGAAACTTAACCTTCAATTGTTCGCTACGAAAAAAGGGGGCGGTTCTACTTCTAACGGCCGTGACTCTCATGCTAAACGTTTAGGTGCTAAACGAGCAGACGGACAACACGTATCTGGTGGATCTATTTTGTACCGTCAACGCGGAACAAAAATCCATCCAGGATTGAACGTTGGTAAAGGTGGAGACGATACTTTGTATGCTAAGACAGACGGAATTGTACGTTTCGAACGTCTAGGACGTAACAAAAAACAAGTATCAGTTTACCCTGTTGCTCAATAA
- a CDS encoding class I SAM-dependent methyltransferase, translating into MDTTKLEHLFSTLDQAVLLLQEELDVSYIEALAETIQNIAYDNQAQQMDGLPSEETVKQLNRLYRQLKLNEESREVTHKLLQLSYIKAIKEDKIQVNHQITPDTIASLIAYFTAVVLGDNKEAIHVHDLAVGTGNLLSVVMEALEGKGKSVTAELVDNDDLLISLASNGLHLQGWGENVQFTHSDSLQELLIQPADLAVSDLPVGYYPVDDRAKKFQTSFKEGHSFAHYLLIEQHLKYLKEGGWGVFIVPKDLFESDNQGVLMKWLKGAGYLQAMLHLPQTLFQSEKIQKSIVMIQKKGNGSKQAKQVLLANMPDLKDARRMKEFLGNFNNWREKML; encoded by the coding sequence ATGGACACAACAAAACTTGAACACTTATTTTCGACACTCGATCAAGCCGTTCTTCTCCTACAAGAGGAATTAGATGTTTCCTATATCGAAGCATTAGCAGAAACAATTCAGAATATCGCTTACGATAACCAGGCACAACAAATGGATGGTTTACCCTCCGAGGAAACAGTTAAGCAGTTGAATCGCCTTTACCGTCAACTAAAATTAAATGAAGAATCACGAGAAGTGACACACAAACTCTTACAATTAAGCTATATCAAAGCTATTAAAGAAGATAAAATCCAAGTCAATCACCAAATTACACCGGATACCATTGCTTCTTTAATTGCCTATTTCACTGCTGTAGTTCTGGGAGATAATAAGGAAGCCATTCATGTTCACGACTTAGCAGTTGGAACAGGTAACCTCTTGTCCGTTGTTATGGAAGCTCTTGAAGGTAAAGGAAAGTCCGTTACAGCTGAATTAGTTGATAATGATGATTTGTTAATCTCGCTAGCGTCCAATGGATTGCATCTGCAAGGATGGGGAGAAAACGTTCAATTCACACATTCTGATAGCCTTCAAGAACTATTGATTCAGCCAGCTGACTTGGCAGTTTCTGATTTACCAGTTGGTTATTATCCAGTCGATGATCGTGCGAAGAAATTCCAAACGTCATTTAAAGAAGGTCATTCCTTTGCCCATTATTTGTTGATTGAACAGCACTTGAAATACTTAAAAGAGGGCGGATGGGGTGTCTTTATTGTCCCGAAAGACCTGTTTGAAAGTGATAACCAAGGCGTTCTAATGAAATGGTTGAAGGGAGCGGGGTACTTACAAGCTATGCTTCATTTACCTCAAACCTTGTTCCAGTCTGAAAAAATTCAAAAATCAATTGTCATGATTCAAAAGAAAGGCAACGGATCAAAGCAAGCTAAACAAGTTTTACTTGCTAATATGCCAGACTTGAAAGATGCGCGTCGAATGAAAGAGTTTTTAGGAAATTTTAACAATTGGCGTGAAAAGATGTTATAA
- a CDS encoding acetate/propionate family kinase, protein MSKIIAINAGSSSLKFTLYQMPEEEAVSSGIIERIGLKDSIFTIKYGEGKKYSVTEDIDNHEIAVEKLMTQLVELGIITDFNEITGVGHRIVAGGEDFKESALIDDEALAKIEALGELAPLHNPANATGIRAFKKLLPEITSVAVFDTAFHADMPAVNYLYSIPMEYYEDFAARKYGAHGTSHQYVSERAAELLGKPLEDLKIITCHLGNGASITAVDGGKSIDTSMGFTPLAGLTMGTRSGDIDASLLPYLMNKLEITDINEMVNILNKKSGLLGLSGVSSDMRDVETEAEAGDERSQLALDIFYNRVQKYIGQYIATMNGVDAIVFTAGIGENSAMTRQIIIDGISWFGCDIDEERNNVRGEERIISTDAAKVQVLLIPTDEEKVILNDVIRLSK, encoded by the coding sequence ATGTCAAAAATTATTGCAATTAACGCTGGAAGTTCCAGTCTGAAATTTACTTTATACCAAATGCCAGAAGAAGAAGCTGTTTCATCAGGTATTATTGAGAGAATTGGTTTGAAAGATTCTATTTTCACAATTAAATATGGTGAAGGTAAAAAGTATTCCGTTACAGAAGATATTGATAACCATGAAATTGCTGTTGAGAAATTAATGACTCAATTAGTAGAACTAGGAATTATCACAGACTTCAACGAAATCACTGGCGTTGGACACCGTATTGTAGCTGGTGGAGAAGACTTCAAAGAATCAGCACTAATTGATGACGAAGCTCTTGCTAAGATTGAAGCACTAGGTGAATTAGCACCACTGCACAACCCTGCAAATGCAACAGGAATTCGTGCCTTCAAAAAATTATTACCAGAAATCACAAGCGTAGCTGTTTTCGATACAGCATTCCACGCCGACATGCCAGCTGTAAACTACCTATATAGCATTCCAATGGAGTACTATGAAGATTTCGCAGCTCGTAAGTACGGTGCTCACGGAACAAGCCACCAATACGTTTCAGAACGTGCAGCTGAGTTATTAGGCAAACCACTAGAAGACTTGAAAATCATTACTTGTCACTTAGGTAATGGTGCGTCTATTACTGCTGTAGATGGCGGAAAATCAATCGATACATCTATGGGATTCACACCACTAGCTGGTCTTACAATGGGAACTCGCTCTGGTGATATCGATGCATCATTATTACCATACTTGATGAATAAACTTGAAATTACTGATATTAATGAAATGGTTAATATTTTAAACAAAAAATCAGGTTTACTAGGTCTTTCTGGTGTATCAAGTGATATGCGTGACGTTGAAACTGAAGCTGAAGCTGGAGATGAGCGTTCACAACTAGCATTAGATATTTTCTACAACCGCGTTCAAAAATACATTGGTCAATACATTGCAACAATGAATGGTGTTGATGCAATTGTCTTCACTGCTGGTATTGGTGAAAACTCTGCTATGACACGTCAAATCATCATCGACGGCATTAGCTGGTTCGGTTGTGACATTGACGAAGAAAGAAATAACGTTCGTGGAGAAGAAAGAATCATCTCAACAGATGCTGCTAAAGTACAAGTTCTTCTTATTCCAACTGATGAAGAAAAAGTTATCTTAAATGACGTTATTCGTTTAAGCAAATAA
- a CDS encoding universal stress protein translates to MLQEYTTILAPVDGSSESELAFRKAIEVSKRNHSKLVIVHVIDTRAIQTPSGFEGSFTDEIIRQTKVMMDSYEKVARDAGLSDIESRIEYGSPKVMIGKDLPEEYHADLIMIGATGLNAVERLFIGSVSEYVIRHAPCDVMVVRTDLENKKVN, encoded by the coding sequence ATGTTACAAGAATACACAACAATTTTGGCCCCTGTCGATGGTTCAAGCGAGTCAGAATTGGCATTTCGAAAAGCAATTGAAGTTTCAAAACGAAATCATTCAAAACTGGTTATCGTCCACGTTATCGATACCAGAGCCATCCAAACCCCTTCAGGCTTCGAAGGTAGTTTTACAGACGAAATTATCCGTCAGACAAAAGTCATGATGGATAGCTATGAAAAAGTCGCTCGTGATGCTGGCTTAAGCGACATTGAAAGTCGCATTGAATACGGCTCACCTAAAGTGATGATTGGTAAAGATTTACCTGAAGAATACCATGCCGACTTAATTATGATTGGCGCAACAGGCTTAAATGCTGTTGAACGTCTCTTCATCGGCTCGGTTTCTGAATATGTGATTCGCCATGCCCCATGTGACGTCATGGTTGTGCGAACTGATTTGGAAAATAAAAAAGTAAACTAA